In Setaria italica strain Yugu1 chromosome I, Setaria_italica_v2.0, whole genome shotgun sequence, the genomic window TACGAAATGCTGACATGATTGCTGTGATGCAGTCTGGTGAAGTCAAGGAGCAGGGTTCCCATGATGATCTCATTGCCAACGAGAATGGCCTCTACTCAACTCTTGTCCGTCTTCAGAAGACCAAAGATTCAGGTGAGGCTAACGAGATTAGTGGAATTGGTACAATGTCTGCTGCTATAGGACAATCCAACAGACACAGTATGAGCAGGAGGTTTTCTTGGGCTCTCAGGTCAAGCTCAGCACGATCAGTGGGTGATGCAAAAGATGTTGACAGCATAGATAAGCCAAGCCTTTCTGCCCCATCTTTCAAAAGGCTACTTATGCTTAATGCACCAGAATGGAAGCAGGCACTGATGGGGAGCTTTAGTGCAGTTCTGATTGGAAGCATACAGCCTATCTATGCATATGTCATGGGGAGCATGTTCTCAGTCTACTTCTTGACAGATCACGGCGAGATCAAAGATAGAACAAGGGTCTGTGCACTCATCTTTGTCGGTCTTGCAGTGATCTCATTCTTGCTCAATATGCTGCAGCACTATAACTTTGGTGCCATGGGGGAATACCTTACAAAGAGGATTAGGGAACAGATGCTCACAAAAATTCTTACTTTCGAGATCAAATGGTTCGACAGTGACGAGAACTCCACGGGAGCGATATGCTCGCGGCTTGCCAAGGATGCCAATGTTGTAAGTACACATACAAAATATAAAAATAGGTGTTAAATTGAAAAGAATCATACCTAATCAAATGTGATATTATTTGTATTGCAGGTGAGGTCACTCGTAGGGGACCGAATGGCGCTTGTGATCCAGACAATTTCCGCGGTGCTTATTGCGTGCACCTTAGGCTTGGTTACTTCTTGGCGCTTGGCCCTTGTCATGATAGCAGTGCAGCCACTAATTGTTGCTGGCTTTTATGCCCGTTGTGTCTTACTAAGGAGCACGTCCAAGAAATCACTACACGCACAGTTTGAGAGCAGCAAACTAGCTGCTGAGGCAGTCTCCAATCTTCGCACTATCACTGCTTTCTCATCCCAGAACCGAATATTATGCCTATTTAACCAAACACAGGATGGACCACGCAAAGAAAGTGTCCGGCAGTCATGGTTTGCAGGACTCGGCCTCAGCACCTCGGTGGGTCTTATGGTATGCACGTGGGCCCTCGATTTTTGGTATGGTGGCAAGCTCATGGCTGAGCATCAGATTACTGACAAGGCGCTCTTCCAAACCTTCATGATTCTAGTGAGCACAGGTCGTGTAATTGCAGAGGCAGGTAGCATGACAACAGACCTTGCTAAAGGTGCTGATGCAGCCTCTTCTGTCTTTGCTGTTCTTGATCGGGAAACAAAAATTGATCCTGACGATCCTAAGGGACACAAGCCAGAGAGGCTTGAAGGCAGGGTGGAGATTACAGGAGTTGACTTTGCATACCCATCAAGGCCAGATGTGATTATATTCAAAGGGTTGTCCTTGACCGTAGATCAAGGAAAATCAACAGCCCTTGTTGGGCCAAGTGGTTCTGGCAAGTCAACCGTCATTGGGCTTATAGAGAGATTCTATGACCCACTTAAAGGGGTGGTGAAGATTGATGGTAGAGACATAAAAATGTACAATCTGCATGCCTTGCGGAGACAGATTGGGTTGGTAAGCCAGGAGCCAACACTGTTTGCAGGTACAATCAGAGAGAACATCATGTATGGCACAGACATAGCAAGTGAGGCTGAAATTGAGGATGCAGCAAGGTCCGCGAATGCACATGACTTCATTAGTAACCTCAAGGATGGATATAACACATGGTGTGGTGAGCGAGGTTTTCAGCTTTCAGGAGGGCAGAAGCAACGCATTGCTATTGCCCGTGCCATCTTGAAGAACCCTGCTATCTTGCTACTGGATGAAGCTACAAGTGCACTAGACAGCCAGTCCGAAAAGGTGGTGCAAGAGGCACTAGACCGAGTTATGACCGGGAGGACAAGCATAGTGGTGGCACACAGGCTCAGCACTATCCAGAAGTGTGACTTGATTGTTGTGCTTGAGAAAGGAATTGTTGTCGAGGAAGGCACACATTCATCCCTCATGGCCAAGGGTCCCTCCGGAAAATACTTTGGATTGGTTAGTTTGCAGCAAGGAGGCCGCAGCTGGCACTGAAGTTCTGCATGGAGAATCAAAATAACTCTCCAAATTTGCAGCTCATTGAAATGAGTTGCCATTTAGATTAACCTAGAAGAAAGAATGTTCAGCAAACTATTCTCTATCAGGACTTCAGGAGAAAAAACGAAATGTTCCATTTCTCTACAGGTAGTTCTTGTTAACTGTGAGGACTACACAAGGTATCCAACGAGCAGAAAAATCATCGTTTGAATGAACGAGATCTAGTTCTGCGGGATGACCAACAATATCATCCAACTCTGATAATGCACTATAGAAAGTTATTCATCAATGGTATTCCCCACAAAGTCAGATCCATAATTAAACCTGAGGCAAACAATTGATACACCGATTTTCGAgaggagaaaaagagagaaaagagagggGAGGGGTTGGGCCGTAACAGAGAAAGGATAGAGAATTTGACCCACCACATATATGAGTTGCAAAAAGATTGCAAGTCCAACAGAGAAAACAgagattcaaatttgaattagtAATCAAAATTCTTCACATACTTTTAAGGACTACGCTAAATTTTGGTTAAGCATGCGTAAGAACTCGGCATGGAAATCGAAACATAGGAAAGGACAACCCCGCACTCAAAGTCATTTAAGAAAAGCTCGGCTTTCAGGGTTCCCTATCTTCAGTTGCCGTTTAAATTCAAACGGCAATACATCTCGTGAGCAAATAGAGAAAAGAGGCAAGTCATCTCAATGGTCTGCAATTTCTGAATGCATGTGTTACTCTTGTGAAGCGAATATCTCAGTGCCGGTTGCACCCTGCTGCAAACTGACCAGCCCAAAGTACATCCCAGAACGACCCTTGCCCATTAGGGATGCGTGCGTGCCATCCTCCACAACTCTTCCTCCCTCTAGCACGGCGATCTTGTCACAGTTTTGGACAGTGCTGAGCCTATGTGCCACCACTACACTTGTCCTTCCAACCATCACCCGGTCCAGTGCCTTCTGCACCACCTTCTCGGATGCGCTGTCCAGCGCGCTCGTGGCCTCGTCCAGCAACAAGATGGCTGGGTTCTTGAGGATGGCGCGAGCGATCGCTACGCGCTGCTTCTGCCCTCCCGATAGCTGAAACCCTCGCTCGCCACAGGATGTGTTGTACCCGTCCTTGAGGCTGCTGATGAAGTCATGTGCATTGGCAGATTTTGCTGCACTCTCAATCTCTGCCTCGCTTGCAGTTGCTGTGCCGTATATGATGTTCTCCTTGATCGTACCTGCAAACAGTGCTGGCTCCTGGCTAACCAACCCAATATGTTGACGTAAGGCTCGGAGATTGTAAGATCTTATGTCTCTACTGTCAATCTTCACCACCCCCGCAGTTGGGTCGTAGAATCGCTCGATAAGCCCAATGATGGTTGACTTACCGGAGCCACTCTTTCCAACGAGCGCTGTTGACTTGCCTGGTTGTATGCTCAAGGAGAATCCTTTGAAGATGatcacatctggcctggatgGGTATGCAAAGTCAACATCCAACATTTCCACCTCACCTTTAAGCTTACTCGGGATGTATCCCTCAGGATTGTCAGAGTCAATTTCTGTTTTCCGATCAAGAACAGCAAACACATAGGCAACTGCATCAGCGCCCTTAGCAAGGTCTGTTGCCATGCTACCTGCCTCTCCAATCAGACGCCCTGTCATCACTATGATAATGAAGGTCTGCAAGAGTTGCTTGGCAGTAATGCGGCGCTCAACCATCAGCTTGCTGCCATACCAAAAATCGAGGGCAAATGAGCATGTTATGATGAACAGGGAGGTGCCAAGGACAAGGCCAGCGAACCATGATTGTCGAATGTTTTCCTTGCGCGGCCCATCTTGCGTCTCCTCAAAGAGGTGTAGGATGTGATCCTGGGATGAGAAGGCAGTGACGGTCCGGAAGTTGGAGATGGCCTCCGCTGCTAGCTTGCTGCCCTCGGACTGTGCTCTTATCGATCTCTTGGACATGTTCTTCAGTAGGGCACGGCGAGCGTAGAAGCCAATAATGATTAGTGGTTGCGCTGCTATCATTACGACGGCCAAGCGCCAAGCGATAACCAAACCCATAGTCCAGGAAACAAGCACGGAAGAAACAACCTGGATCGCTAGAGCCATCCGGTCTCCCACAAGTGACCTGACCTACAACAAAAGAATTATGTCAAATTAAGTATTACTAATTGTTTTCCAAGTATATTAACAAAAGAAATAGAATATTTACTGCGTTGGCGTCCTTAGCAAGCTGCGAGCATATGGCACCAGTGGAGTTCTCTTCATGGTCAAACCATGCAATCTCAAATGTGAGGATCTTTGTGAGCATATGTTCTCTTATCCTCTTGGTGAGACGTTCCCCCATGACACCAAAGTTGTAGTGCTGTACAATACTTAGTAAGAACGATGCCACTGCAAGAGCAACGAAGAAGAGCACATAGGTCCTTGTTTTTTCCTTGATCTCAGCATGGTCTGTCAAGAAGTAAGCAGAGACAACACTCCCCAAGCCATATGCATGAGCAGGCTGGATGCCTCCACACACAATTGCGCTAAAGCTGCCCATCACCGCCTGCTTCCACTCTGGTGCATTAAGCATAAGTAGTCTTTTGAAGGACGGAGCATGAAGGGTGAGCTTCTCGGCGTTGTCGTCTCTCGTGTCACCCAGCGACTGAACCGAGCTTGGCCTGCTAGCAGAAGAGAACCTCCTGCTCATATTGTGGCTGTTGGACTGCCCGACATCAAAAGATGCACTGCTGACTCCATTGGCCTTGTCAACCTCACTCGAGTAACTGGTTTGCTGAAGTTGAGTAAGCGATTTGTAGAGGCCATCTTCATTGCCAACAAGCTCATCATGGGAGCCTAGCTCCATGACTTCACCACATTGCATGACGACGATCATGTCTGCATTTCGGATGGTTGAGAGGCGATGTGCAATAATAATAGTAGTCCGCCCCGTGGAGGCTAGGTCAAGCGCCTCTTGCACAACATGCTCTGATTCCGTGTCCAATGCACTAGTGGCTTCATCCAGGAGAAGGATCTTGGGTGACTTGACGATTGCTCTGGCAATAGCAATCCTCTGCTTCTGCCCTCCGGACATCTGGATACCCCCTTCACCCACCTGTTGTTATTTATGACTTGGTTACTATAACACACTAACACAGCAGTAAGAACATGAACCTACTTGCAAAAGCTAGGTCCTGACTACATGCATGGAAAATCTGGTAGATGCTGTGCAGATACTACCATTTCAATGTTGAGCCTAGCTTCTCATGAACATCTAGCTCACGTTCTGTTTCAGGAGTGCGTGTACTATACTAGTAGCTATCTAAGTTTGAATCTTACGCTGTGTGCATGTTTTAATAAGAAATGTCACCTGGGTGTCGTAGCCCTGCGGCAGCTGGGCGATGAAGTCGTGAGCGTTGGCAGCCTTGGCAGCGGCGATGACCTCCTCCGCGGTGGCGTCTTCCTTGCCGAACAGTATGTTCTCCCGTATCGTCGTCGCGAACAGCACCGGCTCCTGGCTGACGAGCCCCATCTGCGCGCGAAGCCACTTGAGCCGCAGCCGCCGGATGTCGACGCCGTCCAGCAGGACCTCCCCGGATGATGGGTCATAGAAACGCTCCAGTAGTGCTATCACCGTTGACTTCCCCGATCCGCTGCTGCCAACCAGCGCCACGGTGCGCCCCGCTGGCACGCGCAGGCTGAAGCTCACCAAGACGGGGCTCTCCGGCCGCGATGGGTAGCAGAACTCGACGTTCTTGAACTCCACATCGCCGGCGACATTGGGCAGGTCCTCGCCGGCGTCGCTCCCCGAGTCGATCTTGGGCACCCGCCGGATCACCTCCTGGATCCTCTCTGCCGCCGAGATTGCCTCTGACAAGTATTTCACACTCGACAGCCCCGACCCCAACGCCCTGTAGGAAAATATATATTATCATTTACATCGCGTAATAGGTacttaattaattattaattacatCCAAAACAGGATCGAATTAGTTGGAGCGAGTGTTGCGTACAGGCCGCCATTGACGATGGCGCTGGAGACACTGAAAACAGCGCCGCCCTGGTAGCCGTGGTACATGACGAGGCGGCTGCCGTACCAGAGGGTGAACGCTGAGATGGCGAAGGTGACGGCATTGCTGCCAATGGCGAGGCCCTTGGCGAGCCCCTGCTTGAGCCCCAGCCGCATGGACTcctcgagcgcggcggcgaaccGCGCCACGGTGCTCCTCTCCGCCGCGAACGAGTACACGGTGCGCGCCGACGACACGGCCTGCTCCGCGATGGCGCCCGGGCGCGCGTACTGCTCCCTGATCCGGCGCGCGATGCCGACGAGGATGCGGCCGTAGACGATCCCGGGGACGACGAGCAGCAGCACGGACGGCAGCGCCACCAGCGTCAGCCTCCACACGGCCGCGAGAGCGAGGACGTAGCACCCGAGGAACATGGCGGCGTTCATCACGAAGTTTGGGAGCTTCTCGGCCAGCGCGTCCTGGATGACGAGACTGTCGTTGGAGACGCCGGTGACCACCTCCGACATGGAGCCGGTCCTGAGGTCGAAGTACTCCACGTCCTGCCGGAGCACCGCCTGGAGGTACCGCGCCCGCATCCgcgacgcctgccgctccgcCGTCCGCGCCCAGCAGTAACCCTCTGCATCCAACGAACGTGTATGCCAGACGCACAAGGCAAACACTGAACAGTAGTGGTGTGTACAGAGGCAGAGCTTACTTACCTAGGAACGCCATGACCCAGAAAGCTAATGCCAAGAAGACGAGGTTCCTCGCGCTCTGATCATTTGATAAGAATCAAGATGAAGTCGATATAATAGTGTGACTGCTAGCTCGTCAATCAGTTGATCTTCAGCCACGGTGGTGTCTACATACAGAAGCGCACGTACCGCGTTGATCCTGGAGCTGAACTCTTGGAGGAGGTCGGGGCCGTGGCCAATGTCGTTGGTGATGCGAATGAACAGGATCAACGTCAGTGGATACGATATGCCGTCGCCCACAGCGCCCACCAGGCCTAGCAGCATCAGGACCACGTCCACCTTGTCTGCGTGCGCGAACACCGACATGGACGGCGACCCccctgctggcggcggcgccggcgccggcgcggcctccTTCTCGGTTGCCTCTCCATCCATGTCTGGAGAGCTCGCTGGCATCACCGAACACGGCAATTTTATTATAGTTGGGCTAAC contains:
- the LOC101773838 gene encoding putative multidrug resistance protein; protein product: MAGGEAAEVAATAPSLMSVFKHADGVDVALMVLGLVGAMGDGMSTPAVLLISSRITNDFGRGPDQVHDFSARINTNVRNIVFLACASWVMAFLEGYCWARTAERQASRMRARYLQAVLRQDVEYFDLRSGSTSEVVAGVSNDSLVVQDALAEKVPNFVMNAAMFAGSYAVGFAVLWRLTLVALPSVLLLVVPGIMYGRVLTGLARRIRAQYARPGAIAEQAVSSARTVYSFVAEASTVGRFSAALEESVRLGLKMGLAKGVAIGSNGVTFAIWAFNAWYGSRLVMYHGYQGGTVFAVSSCIVQGGLALGNALSKLKYLSEASSAAERIQEVIRRVPKIDSGSDAGEELTGFAGEVEFRNVQFCYPSRPESPVLVNFNLHVPAGRTVALVGGSGSGKSTAIALLERFYDPSAGEVALDGVDIRRLRLRWLRAQMGLVSQEPVLFAMSIRENMLFGKEDATAEMVAAAARAANAHSFISQLPQGYDTQVGERGVQLSGGQKQRIAIARAILKSPKILLLDEATSALDTESEHAVQEALDLASVGRTTIVVAHRLSTVRNADMIAVMQSGEVKEQGSHDDLIANENGLYSTLVRLQKTKDSGEANEISGIGTMSAAIGQSNRHSMSRRFSWALRSSSARSVGDAKDVDSIDKPSLSAPSFKRLLMLNAPEWKQALMGSFSAVLIGSIQPIYAYVMGSMFSVYFLTDHGEIKDRTRVCALIFVGLAVISFLLNMLQHYNFGAMGEYLTKRIREQMLTKILTFEIKWFDSDENSTGAICSRLAKDANVVRSLVGDRMALVIQTISAVLIACTLGLVTSWRLALVMIAVQPLIVAGFYARCVLLRSTSKKSLHAQFESSKLAAEAVSNLRTITAFSSQNRILCLFNQTQDGPRKESVRQSWFAGLGLSTSVGLMVCTWALDFWYGGKLMAEHQITDKALFQTFMILVSTGRVIAEAGSMTTDLAKGADAASSVFAVLDRETKIDPDDPKGHKPERLEGRVEITGVDFAYPSRPDVIIFKGLSLTVDQGKSTALVGPSGSGKSTVIGLIERFYDPLKGVVKIDGRDIKMYNLHALRRQIGLVSQEPTLFAGTIRENIMYGTDIASEAEIEDAARSANAHDFISNLKDGYNTWCGERGFQLSGGQKQRIAIARAILKNPAILLLDEATSALDSQSEKVVQEALDRVMTGRTSIVVAHRLSTIQKCDLIVVLEKGIVVEEGTHSSLMAKGPSGKYFGLVSLQQGGRSWH
- the LOC101783809 gene encoding putative multidrug resistance protein isoform X1, producing MPASSPDMDGEATEKEAAPAPAPPPAGGSPSMSVFAHADKVDVVLMLLGLVGAVGDGISYPLTLILFIRITNDIGHGPDLLQEFSSRINASARNLVFLALAFWVMAFLEGYCWARTAERQASRMRARYLQAVLRQDVEYFDLRTGSMSEVVTGVSNDSLVIQDALAEKLPNFVMNAAMFLGCYVLALAAVWRLTLVALPSVLLLVVPGIVYGRILVGIARRIREQYARPGAIAEQAVSSARTVYSFAAERSTVARFAAALEESMRLGLKQGLAKGLAIGSNAVTFAISAFTLWYGSRLVMYHGYQGGAVFSVSSAIVNGGLALGSGLSSVKYLSEAISAAERIQEVIRRVPKIDSGSDAGEDLPNVAGDVEFKNVEFCYPSRPESPVLVSFSLRVPAGRTVALVGSSGSGKSTVIALLERFYDPSSGEVLLDGVDIRRLRLKWLRAQMGLVSQEPVLFATTIRENILFGKEDATAEEVIAAAKAANAHDFIAQLPQGYDTQVGEGGIQMSGGQKQRIAIARAIVKSPKILLLDEATSALDTESEHVVQEALDLASTGRTTIIIAHRLSTIRNADMIVVMQCGEVMELGSHDELVGNEDGLYKSLTQLQQTSYSSEVDKANGVSSASFDVGQSNSHNMSRRFSSASRPSSVQSLGDTRDDNAEKLTLHAPSFKRLLMLNAPEWKQAVMGSFSAIVCGGIQPAHAYGLGSVVSAYFLTDHAEIKEKTRTYVLFFVALAVASFLLSIVQHYNFGVMGERLTKRIREHMLTKILTFEIAWFDHEENSTGAICSQLAKDANAVRSLVGDRMALAIQVVSSVLVSWTMGLVIAWRLAVVMIAAQPLIIIGFYARRALLKNMSKRSIRAQSEGSKLAAEAISNFRTVTAFSSQDHILHLFEETQDGPRKENIRQSWFAGLVLGTSLFIITCSFALDFWYGSKLMVERRITAKQLLQTFIIIVMTGRLIGEAGSMATDLAKGADAVAYVFAVLDRKTEIDSDNPEGYIPSKLKGEVEMLDVDFAYPSRPDVIIFKGFSLSIQPGKSTALVGKSGSGKSTIIGLIERFYDPTAGVVKIDSRDIRSYNLRALRQHIGLVSQEPALFAGTIKENIIYGTATASEAEIESAAKSANAHDFISSLKDGYNTSCGERGFQLSGGQKQRVAIARAILKNPAILLLDEATSALDSASEKVVQKALDRVMVGRTSVVVAHRLSTVQNCDKIAVLEGGRVVEDGTHASLMGKGRSGMYFGLVSLQQGATGTEIFASQE
- the LOC101783809 gene encoding putative multidrug resistance protein isoform X2, with amino-acid sequence MPASSPDMDGEATEKEAAPAPAPPPAGGSPSMSVFAHADKVDVVLMLLGLVGAVGDGISYPLTLILFIRITNDIGHGPDLLQEFSSRINASARNLVFLALAFWVMAFLEGYCWARTAERQASRMRARYLQAVLRQDVEYFDLRTGSMSEVVTGVSNDSLVIQDALAEKLPNFVMNAAMFLGCYVLALAAVWRLTLVALPSVLLLVVPGIVYGRILVGIARRIREQYARPGAIAEQAVSSARTVYSFAAERSTVARFAAALEESMRLGLKQGLAKGLAIGSNAVTFAISAFTLWYGSRLVMYHGYQGGAVFSVSSAIVNGGLALGSGLSSVKYLSEAISAAERIQEVIRRVPKIDSGSDAGEDLPNVAGDVEFKNVEFCYPSRPESPVLVSFSLRVPAGRTVALVGSSGSGKSTVIALLERFYDPSSGEVLLDGVDIRRLRLKWLRAQMGLVSQEPVLFATTIRENILFGKEDATAEEVIAAAKAANAHDFIAQLPQGYDTQVGEGGIQMSGGQKQRIAIARAIVKSPKILLLDEATSALDTESEHVVQEALDLASTGRTTIIIAHRLSTIRNADMIVVMQCGEVMELGSHDELVGNEDGLYKSLTQLQQTSYSSEVDKANGVSSASFDVGQSNSHNMSRRFSSASRPSSVQSLGDTRDDNAEKLTLHAPSFKRLLMLNAPEWKQAVMGSFSAIVCGGIQPAHAYGLGSVVSAYFLTDHAEIKEKTRTYVLFFVALAVASFLLSIVQHYNFGVMGERLTKRIREHMLTKILTFEIAWFDHEENSTGAICSQLAKDANAVTCGRPDGSSDPGCFFRACFLDYGFGYRLALGRRNDSSATTNHYWLLRSPCPTEEHVQEIDKSTVRGQQASSGGHLQLPDRHCLLIPGSHPTPL